In Capsicum annuum cultivar UCD-10X-F1 chromosome 7, UCD10Xv1.1, whole genome shotgun sequence, one genomic interval encodes:
- the LOC107877173 gene encoding 60S ribosomal protein L27-3: MVKFLKPNKAVVLLQGRHAGRKAVIVRAFDDGTRDRPYGHCLVAGVAKYPKKVIRKDSAKKQAKKSRVKTFIKLVNYTHIMPTRYTLDVDLKETVTVDCLQTRDKKVTAAKEAKAKFEERFKTGKNRWFFTKLRF; this comes from the coding sequence ATGGTGAAATTCCTAAAGCCAAACAAAGCCGTAGTGCTTCTCCAAGGGCGCCACGCAGGTAGGAAAGCAGTAATCGTTCGAGCATTCGACGATGGTACACGTGACAGGCCATACGGACATTGTTTGGTCGCCGGCGTAGCAAAGTACCCAAAGAAAGTGATTCGTAAAGACTCTGCTAAAAAGCAAGCGAAGAAATCACGGGTCAAGACTTTTATCAAGCTTGTTAATTACACACATATAATGCCTACACGTTACACATTGGATGTTGATTTGAAGGAAACTGTTACTGTTGATTGTCTTCAGACACGTGATAAGAAGGTTACTGCTGCTAAGGAAGCGAAAGCGAAGTTTGAAGAGAGGTTTAAGACTGGGAAAAATCGTTGGTTTTTTACTAAGCTTAGATTTTGA